Genomic segment of Gemmatimonadota bacterium:
AGTGCCTCCCTTTGTGCGGTTGTCCGGGATGGCGGGAAGGACGTTACGGCCTGGAGCGTCACGCTGGAACAGGTGAATGGCGACAGCCGGAAGCTTCACCAGCAGATCATGGACGCCTATATCGCCTATCCCCTGGAATCCCTGCCCGTACGCTGACGCCATGGTCAAAAACGTGCGATACCGGATCAAGCATGTCACGATGTACCGATATGGCTTCCCCGTGCGGAACTGCGCGATGTCCCTGGCGCTCAGACCGCTCGAGGACCGCAGGCAGCGCGTCTCCGCGTTCCGGATCGAGACGGAACCGGAAGGCTCGATCTTTCCGGTCTCGGACGCCTTCGGCAATACACGCCACCAGCTTCACCTGAACCGCGATCACCGGTCGCTGTCCATCACCGCGCGCTCCATGGTTGGCGTTACACCAGGGGCCGCACCGCCTGAGGAATGCGAAGAAGACGCCTGGGAGACCATCCGGGGCTGGCGCGACTCGTTCCACCAATGGGACTTTATGGATCACAGCGGCCTGGCCCTTCCTTCGCCCGCCCTGGAGAGGTTCGTGCAACAGAGCGGCATAGCACCCGCGGGA
This window contains:
- a CDS encoding transglutaminase family protein, which gives rise to MATAGSFTSRSWTPISPIPWNPCPYADAMVKNVRYRIKHVTMYRYGFPVRNCAMSLALRPLEDRRQRVSAFRIETEPEGSIFPVSDAFGNTRHQLHLNRDHRSLSITARSMVGVTPGAAPPEECEEDAWETIRGWRDSFHQWDFMDHSGLALPSPALERFVQQSGIAPAGDPLAALKRLSGALFERFEYVPGSTTISSTIEHILDTGRGVCQDYAHVMIAVARTWGIPARYVSGYLHDESAAGGAGGGG